The following are from one region of the Thiocapsa rosea genome:
- a CDS encoding efflux RND transporter periplasmic adaptor subunit, whose amino-acid sequence MQRISGISVLMLAIGLAGCEQGAVTAPVAGPPPSVGVAAATMREVTPSMEFVARVEATDSVDLIARVNGFLFSREFEEGATVKAGDLLFRIEREPFEAIVAARRADVERAEATLLNARLQRERIEPLVARNSASQAELDQAVAAQQEANAARSAALAALQSAEIDLGYTEIRAPFEGTIGRANFAEGAVVGPASGSLARLVRLDPIFVNIPITDRAMLAFRQAQSSTDFAPYLRLADGSMLEEPGVFQFFDPEVNATTDTVRVRALFDNTDGVLLPGQFVTVKARSMQPEQALVIPQVAVQQDQAGRLVLTVNEEYRVQVTRVTLGDRIDTDWIVLSGLEPGQQVIVDGIQKARPGMIVQPLPSALYSGD is encoded by the coding sequence ATGCAGCGCATTTCGGGAATCTCGGTCTTGATGCTGGCAATCGGCCTCGCCGGGTGCGAGCAGGGCGCGGTGACGGCGCCGGTTGCGGGGCCACCGCCTTCGGTCGGCGTCGCTGCGGCAACCATGCGCGAGGTCACGCCCTCGATGGAGTTCGTTGCCCGCGTGGAGGCGACCGACTCGGTCGATCTGATCGCCCGGGTGAACGGGTTTCTCTTCTCGCGCGAGTTCGAAGAGGGCGCGACCGTCAAGGCGGGTGACCTGCTCTTCCGCATCGAGCGTGAGCCCTTCGAGGCGATCGTGGCGGCACGCCGCGCGGATGTGGAGCGCGCAGAGGCGACACTTCTGAATGCGCGCCTGCAGCGCGAGCGCATCGAGCCGCTGGTGGCGCGCAATTCCGCATCCCAGGCCGAACTCGACCAAGCGGTTGCCGCCCAGCAGGAGGCGAACGCCGCCCGCAGCGCCGCTCTTGCGGCGCTGCAAAGTGCCGAGATCGACTTGGGTTACACCGAGATTCGCGCCCCCTTCGAGGGGACCATCGGTCGCGCCAACTTCGCCGAGGGGGCCGTGGTGGGTCCCGCCTCCGGGTCGCTGGCCCGTCTGGTTCGGCTCGATCCCATCTTCGTCAACATCCCCATTACCGATCGCGCCATGCTGGCCTTCCGCCAAGCGCAGAGCTCGACCGACTTCGCGCCCTATCTGCGGCTGGCCGACGGCAGCATGCTCGAAGAGCCCGGTGTGTTTCAGTTCTTCGACCCCGAGGTGAACGCGACCACCGATACGGTGCGCGTGCGGGCGCTCTTCGACAACACCGACGGGGTGCTGCTCCCGGGTCAGTTCGTCACCGTGAAGGCACGCTCAATGCAGCCCGAGCAGGCCCTGGTGATTCCGCAGGTGGCGGTTCAACAGGATCAGGCCGGCCGACTGGTGCTCACCGTGAACGAGGAGTATCGGGTGCAGGTGACGCGCGTGACGCTCGGCGATCGCATCGACACCGATTGGATCGTGCTTTCCGGGCTCGAGCCGGGCCAGCAGGTGATCGTCGACGGCATCCAGAAGGCGCGTCCGGGTATGATCGTGCAGCCTCTCCCGTCCGCGCTCTACAGCGGAGACTGA
- a CDS encoding nucleotidyltransferase domain-containing protein — translation MSARSSLFAPINCPAGTPFTPGEQRLLANFVANCLDRLDSTTIERILVFGSRARGEGVEDSDLDLAIFVSRDAPRAIARDLSDIAESTQEGWEDLPHLRPIVIREGDRTSRRLLNDIMQEGIELWAKTSA, via the coding sequence ATGTCCGCCCGATCAAGCCTTTTTGCCCCGATCAATTGCCCCGCAGGCACTCCCTTTACGCCGGGCGAGCAGCGTTTGCTGGCGAACTTCGTCGCAAACTGTCTGGATCGGCTCGACAGCACCACCATCGAGCGAATCCTGGTGTTCGGCAGCCGGGCTCGGGGCGAGGGTGTAGAGGACTCGGACCTGGATCTCGCAATCTTCGTCTCGCGCGATGCGCCCCGGGCGATCGCGCGAGACCTGTCCGACATCGCGGAGTCCACGCAAGAGGGCTGGGAGGATCTCCCGCACCTGCGGCCCATCGTCATCCGCGAGGGTGATCGGACGAGCCGCCGACTGCTGAACGACATTATGCAAGAGGGGATCGAGCTATGGGCGAAGACGAGCGCTTAA
- a CDS encoding efflux RND transporter permease subunit, producing the protein MFSAFFISRARFAMVISLVIIIAGVIAIRVLPVAQFPDIVPPQVSVQGFYPGANSEIVAETVAAPIEAEVNGVDDMLYMTSTSDNSGRYRLDVTFAVGTDPDIAAVNVQNRVALALPTLPSEVTQQGVSVRKQSTSMLLTVNLLSPNGTFDRLFLSNYMEINIRDALARLPGVGEASQFGPLDYAMRIWLDPQVMTSLGVSEAEVVDAIRRQNLQAAAGRLGAPPDNQGRAFTYTLQAKGRLTTPEEFERILVRTNPDGSVIRLADVARIELGAQTYDANAWIDGVPTAALGIYLAPGANALETADLVYATLDQLAERFPDDLEYDIYYDTTDFVRISMRNVVITLLQALSLVILVTYAFLGDWRSTLIPVLAIPGSIIGTFAILLAAGLSINTVSMFAIILAIGIVVDDAIVVVENTQRLIDEEKLSAKEAAKRAMQQVTGPVVATTLVLYAVFVPTAFLPGITGQLYLQFAVTISVAVTLSSLIALTLSPALCGLLLRPSREPRGPLRWFFNFLDWSRDGYARSVASLGRRSFIAVLIIVASMAGTVWLFEKVPTGFIPNEDTGYFFIDVSLPDASSIDRTGAVLQEVQQLLAAEPEIDHVLTVAGFSLLAGVRSSGGLAIAVLKHWDDRPGAQSTSDAVLARIQPKLLALPQATVFAFAAPPIQGLGTAGGIEMELLDLTGRPPDELAQALQGFIINTNENPEIRRAFSTFSAQTPQLFLDIDREKAETLGVRLSDLFVTLQANLGSLYVNDFNLFGRTFRVFLQADAPFRMTPEDLNRLHVRNNRGEMVPIQSLVTVEPVLGPESTRRFNMFRAASVNVTPVGSTGEGIEALREIERNTLPPGFAIDWSGTTFQEVQAGGEAAVVLMLALLFVYLFLVAQYESWTVPTAVILSVVIAALGGLAATWLTGLDNNVYTQIGLVMLIGLASKNAILIVEFAKQLREEGRSIQQAAADAARIRYRAVLMTAVSFILGMLPLVLVTGAGAASQLSLGVVVLGGMSAATFLGIFVIPPLYVFVQSLRERVKGSPAPGVEKPADS; encoded by the coding sequence ATGTTCTCCGCCTTCTTTATCTCCCGCGCCCGCTTTGCGATGGTGATCTCGCTCGTCATCATCATCGCCGGCGTCATCGCTATCCGGGTGCTGCCGGTCGCGCAGTTCCCGGACATCGTCCCGCCGCAGGTCTCGGTGCAGGGCTTCTATCCCGGCGCCAACTCCGAGATCGTCGCCGAGACGGTCGCCGCGCCGATCGAGGCGGAGGTCAACGGCGTCGACGACATGCTCTACATGACCTCGACCAGCGACAATTCGGGCCGCTACCGGCTCGACGTCACCTTCGCGGTCGGCACCGACCCGGACATCGCCGCGGTCAATGTGCAGAACCGCGTCGCTTTGGCCCTGCCGACCCTGCCGAGCGAGGTCACCCAGCAGGGCGTGTCGGTGCGCAAGCAGTCGACCAGCATGTTGCTGACCGTGAACCTGCTCTCGCCGAACGGGACATTCGATCGGCTTTTCCTCTCCAATTACATGGAGATCAACATCCGCGACGCGCTCGCGCGTCTGCCCGGTGTGGGCGAGGCGAGCCAGTTCGGTCCGCTCGACTACGCGATGCGCATCTGGCTCGACCCGCAGGTGATGACATCGCTCGGTGTCAGCGAGGCCGAGGTGGTGGATGCGATCCGTCGCCAGAACCTCCAGGCCGCCGCCGGTCGGCTCGGGGCGCCGCCGGACAACCAGGGGCGCGCCTTCACCTACACGCTCCAGGCCAAGGGGCGGCTGACGACACCCGAGGAGTTCGAGCGCATCCTGGTGCGCACCAACCCGGACGGATCGGTGATCCGCCTGGCCGACGTCGCCCGCATCGAGCTCGGTGCACAGACCTACGACGCCAACGCCTGGATCGACGGCGTGCCGACCGCCGCGCTCGGCATCTATCTCGCGCCGGGCGCCAATGCGCTCGAAACCGCCGACCTGGTCTACGCGACCCTGGACCAGCTCGCCGAGCGTTTCCCGGACGACCTCGAATACGACATCTACTACGACACCACCGACTTCGTGCGCATCAGTATGCGCAACGTGGTGATCACGCTCCTGCAGGCGCTCTCGCTGGTCATCCTGGTGACCTACGCCTTTCTCGGGGACTGGCGCTCGACCCTGATCCCGGTGCTGGCGATCCCGGGCTCGATCATCGGGACCTTCGCGATCCTGCTGGCCGCGGGTCTGTCGATCAACACCGTCTCGATGTTCGCCATCATTCTGGCGATCGGCATCGTCGTGGACGACGCCATCGTCGTGGTCGAGAACACCCAGCGTCTCATCGACGAGGAGAAGCTCAGCGCCAAGGAGGCGGCCAAGCGTGCGATGCAGCAGGTCACGGGTCCCGTCGTCGCAACCACGCTGGTGCTCTACGCGGTCTTCGTGCCGACCGCCTTTCTGCCCGGCATCACCGGCCAGCTCTATCTGCAATTCGCGGTGACCATTTCGGTCGCGGTGACCCTGTCCTCGCTCATCGCGCTGACCCTGAGTCCGGCGCTGTGCGGTCTGCTGCTGCGTCCTTCGCGCGAGCCGCGCGGTCCGCTGCGCTGGTTCTTCAATTTCCTGGACTGGAGCCGCGACGGCTATGCGCGCAGCGTCGCCTCGCTCGGGCGCCGCTCCTTCATCGCCGTGCTCATCATCGTCGCCTCCATGGCCGGGACCGTCTGGCTCTTCGAGAAGGTGCCGACCGGCTTCATCCCGAACGAGGATACCGGCTACTTCTTTATCGATGTGTCGCTACCGGACGCCTCGTCCATCGACCGCACGGGCGCGGTTCTGCAAGAGGTGCAGCAGTTACTTGCGGCCGAGCCGGAGATCGACCATGTCCTGACCGTCGCCGGTTTCAGTCTGCTGGCCGGGGTCCGTTCGAGCGGCGGTCTGGCCATCGCCGTGCTCAAGCACTGGGACGACCGACCGGGGGCGCAAAGCACCTCCGATGCCGTGCTCGCGCGCATCCAACCGAAGCTCTTGGCGTTGCCTCAAGCGACCGTCTTCGCCTTCGCGGCTCCGCCAATCCAGGGCCTGGGCACCGCAGGCGGCATCGAGATGGAGCTGTTGGACCTGACCGGGCGTCCGCCGGACGAGCTGGCGCAGGCACTTCAGGGATTCATCATCAACACCAACGAGAACCCCGAAATTCGCCGCGCCTTCTCGACCTTCAGTGCCCAGACGCCGCAGTTGTTCCTCGACATCGACCGCGAGAAGGCCGAGACCCTGGGCGTGCGCCTGTCCGATCTCTTCGTGACCCTGCAGGCCAATCTCGGCTCGCTCTATGTCAACGACTTCAACCTCTTCGGGCGGACCTTCCGCGTCTTCCTGCAGGCCGATGCGCCCTTCCGGATGACGCCGGAGGATCTGAACCGGCTGCATGTCCGCAACAACCGCGGCGAGATGGTCCCGATCCAATCCCTGGTGACGGTCGAGCCCGTGCTCGGCCCCGAGAGCACGCGGCGCTTCAACATGTTCCGCGCCGCCAGCGTGAACGTCACTCCGGTCGGCAGCACCGGCGAGGGCATCGAGGCCCTGCGCGAGATCGAGCGCAATACCCTCCCGCCCGGCTTCGCCATCGACTGGAGCGGCACCACCTTCCAGGAGGTGCAGGCCGGCGGTGAGGCCGCCGTGGTGCTGATGCTCGCGCTGCTCTTCGTCTACCTCTTCTTGGTCGCCCAGTACGAGAGCTGGACGGTGCCGACCGCGGTCATCCTGTCGGTGGTCATCGCCGCCCTCGGGGGCTTGGCCGCGACCTGGCTGACCGGGCTCGACAACAACGTCTACACGCAGATCGGGTTGGTCATGCTGATCGGGCTTGCGAGCAAGAACGCCATCCTGATCGTCGAGTTCGCCAAGCAGCTGCGCGAGGAGGGGCGCTCCATCCAACAGGCCGCAGCCGACGCCGCCCGCATCCGCTATCGCGCGGTGCTCATGACCGCGGTCAGCTTTATCCTCGGCATGCTGCCGCTGGTGCTGGTGACCGGTGCGGGCGCGGCGAGCCAGCTCTCGCTCGGTGTCGTGGTCCTGGGCGGTATGAGTGCCGCGACCTTCCTCGGCATCTTCGTGATCCCGCCGCTCTATGTCTTCGTGCAAAGTCTGCGCGAGAGGGTGAAAGGCAGCCCGGCGCCCGGTGTTGAAAAGCCGGCGGATTCATAG
- a CDS encoding Txe/YoeB family addiction module toxin — translation MILAWAEPAWDDYLYWQQTDRKTLKRINTLIQDMQRQPFQGLGDPEPLKHQWSGYWSRRIDREHRLVYRVKDSSLIIVQCRYHY, via the coding sequence ATGATCCTCGCCTGGGCGGAGCCCGCATGGGATGACTATCTTTATTGGCAGCAAACAGACAGAAAGACGCTTAAACGGATCAACACCCTGATCCAGGACATGCAACGACAGCCATTTCAAGGACTCGGAGACCCCGAGCCCTTGAAGCATCAATGGTCCGGGTACTGGTCGCGGCGCATCGATCGCGAGCACCGACTGGTCTATCGGGTCAAGGATTCATCGCTGATCATTGTTCAGTGCCGATACCATTACTGA
- a CDS encoding GntP family permease, whose translation MGLIGILLGLALLIGFAYRGWSVLLLAPAAALVAALFAGEPLLAHWTQTFMTGTVGFVAQFFPIFLLGALFGKLMEDSGSVQSVARFMGERLGARRAILAVVLAGAMVTYGGVSLFVAFFVLVPMAQTLFRDANIPRRLIPAAIALGTSTFTMTALPGTPAVQNAIPMPFFGTTPFAAPGLGLIAAAIMLLFGLWWLARGEASARRSGVGYESAPVAIADQPATVAAGDPLVRERATVAGTFDPPEVHQGQVSPDLPPAFIAFLPLLVVVAVNLAMSFLVLPNLDLSYLAEDRWGPTSPSAVGGIWSVIVALLAAILTLLALNWKRLPRLRDTVDAGLNASVLPVISVACLVGFGTVVAAMPAFELVRDWVLGIEGGPLVSLAVSTNVLAALTGSASGGLTIALEALGPTYMQLAAELGIDPALMHRVAVIGAGTLDSLPHNGAVVTLLAVCGATHKESYLDIVMVAIVGATIALAAVIVLGTLFGSF comes from the coding sequence ATGGGTCTCATTGGTATTCTGCTGGGGCTCGCGCTCCTCATCGGATTCGCTTATCGCGGATGGAGCGTCCTGCTGCTGGCCCCGGCCGCCGCCCTGGTGGCCGCCCTGTTCGCGGGCGAGCCGCTCCTGGCGCACTGGACCCAGACCTTCATGACCGGAACGGTCGGATTCGTCGCCCAGTTCTTTCCGATCTTCCTGCTCGGGGCGCTGTTCGGCAAGCTGATGGAGGATAGCGGCTCGGTCCAATCCGTTGCGCGCTTCATGGGTGAGCGTCTCGGCGCACGCCGGGCCATTTTGGCCGTGGTGCTTGCCGGCGCCATGGTGACCTACGGCGGCGTGAGCCTGTTCGTCGCCTTTTTCGTGCTGGTGCCCATGGCCCAGACGTTGTTCCGGGATGCGAACATCCCGCGCCGCTTGATCCCCGCCGCCATTGCACTCGGAACCTCGACCTTCACCATGACGGCACTGCCGGGCACGCCCGCGGTCCAGAACGCCATCCCCATGCCCTTCTTCGGGACCACGCCCTTTGCGGCACCCGGTCTCGGCCTCATCGCCGCGGCGATCATGCTGCTGTTCGGGCTCTGGTGGTTGGCGCGAGGCGAGGCGTCGGCGCGCCGCAGCGGCGTCGGATACGAGAGCGCTCCGGTCGCGATTGCGGATCAGCCCGCGACCGTCGCGGCCGGGGATCCGCTGGTGCGCGAGCGTGCCACCGTCGCCGGTACCTTCGACCCGCCGGAGGTTCATCAGGGTCAGGTCAGCCCGGATCTGCCCCCGGCCTTCATCGCCTTTCTGCCTTTGCTGGTGGTCGTGGCGGTCAATCTGGCGATGAGCTTCTTGGTCCTGCCCAATCTGGATCTGAGCTATCTCGCCGAAGACCGTTGGGGTCCGACTTCACCGTCAGCCGTCGGTGGGATCTGGTCCGTGATCGTCGCGCTGCTGGCCGCGATCCTCACCCTGCTGGCACTCAATTGGAAGCGCCTGCCGCGGCTGCGCGACACCGTGGATGCCGGTCTCAACGCCTCGGTCCTGCCGGTGATCAGCGTCGCCTGTCTGGTCGGATTCGGCACCGTGGTTGCCGCCATGCCGGCCTTCGAGCTGGTGCGCGATTGGGTGCTCGGAATCGAAGGCGGTCCTCTGGTCTCGCTCGCGGTCTCCACGAACGTCCTGGCCGCGCTCACCGGCTCGGCCTCCGGTGGTCTGACCATTGCCTTGGAGGCCCTGGGTCCGACCTACATGCAGCTCGCCGCCGAGCTGGGGATCGACCCGGCGCTGATGCATCGGGTGGCGGTGATCGGTGCGGGCACCCTGGACAGCCTCCCTCACAACGGCGCCGTGGTCACCTTGCTTGCCGTCTGCGGCGCGACTCACAAGGAGAGCTATCTCGACATCGTCATGGTCGCCATCGTCGGCGCCACCATTGCGCTGGCCGCGGTGATCGTGCTAGGGACCCTGTTCGGATCGTTTTAG
- a CDS encoding type II toxin-antitoxin system Phd/YefM family antitoxin: protein MDTISYSAFRTHLASMLDKVNDDHTPILVTRQNGKPAVVMSLEDFHAYEETAYLMASPRNAERLNRAIAEVEAGKIQHHELMEE from the coding sequence ATGGACACCATCAGCTACTCGGCCTTCAGAACCCACCTTGCCAGCATGCTCGACAAGGTCAACGACGATCACACGCCCATCCTGGTCACACGCCAGAACGGCAAACCGGCCGTTGTCATGAGCCTGGAGGATTTCCATGCCTATGAAGAAACGGCTTACTTGATGGCGAGTCCTCGAAATGCCGAGCGTCTGAATCGCGCCATCGCCGAGGTCGAGGCCGGGAAGATCCAGCACCATGAGCTGATGGAAGAATGA
- a CDS encoding phospholipase A — protein MSKSNRVGVFALAAVVLVAGSPAFAEGSAPSFAECAAIGTDQARLACYDRASGRLPVAEPTSGGTVPERTAMAAPAAPVSSGDTPGAVERITPAETSLIDTAWAFDPGSSAYDIRFYNPNYLLVGNYTSRINNRPFSPLFDALEADEQDLDNTEARFQLSFKFRVWTTDDRRWGVWAAYSQMSQWQVYNEKISRPFRETNYMPELMVSFRPDISFGGFDWRLLNVGYNHQSNGRSDPISRSWDRIIASIGIERGNFALVLRPWVRIDEGDSDDDNPDITDYYGYGDITAFYKWRDHSFTLMGRGNPSTDKGAAQLTWMSPQVLGPLRVYVRAFTGYGDSLIDYNWKQNTIGIGMALNDIL, from the coding sequence ATGAGCAAATCAAATCGCGTCGGCGTGTTTGCGCTGGCTGCGGTCGTGCTGGTGGCGGGAAGTCCCGCCTTTGCGGAGGGCTCGGCGCCGAGTTTCGCCGAATGCGCGGCGATCGGAACCGATCAAGCGCGGCTCGCCTGTTACGACCGGGCCAGCGGGCGTCTTCCCGTCGCCGAGCCGACCTCCGGCGGCACGGTCCCGGAGCGGACCGCCATGGCTGCACCCGCGGCACCCGTGTCGAGCGGCGACACGCCGGGGGCGGTCGAGCGTATAACCCCTGCCGAGACCTCGCTGATCGACACGGCATGGGCCTTCGATCCGGGATCGAGCGCTTACGATATCCGTTTCTACAACCCCAACTATCTGCTGGTCGGCAACTACACCAGTCGCATCAACAATCGGCCTTTCTCGCCGCTCTTCGATGCCCTCGAAGCCGACGAGCAGGACCTGGACAACACCGAGGCGCGTTTTCAGCTCAGCTTCAAGTTCCGGGTTTGGACGACGGATGATCGACGCTGGGGGGTGTGGGCCGCCTACTCGCAGATGAGCCAGTGGCAGGTCTACAACGAGAAGATCTCGCGCCCCTTTCGCGAGACCAACTACATGCCCGAGTTGATGGTCAGCTTCCGACCGGATATCAGCTTCGGCGGGTTTGATTGGCGCCTGCTCAACGTCGGCTACAATCATCAATCCAACGGCCGATCCGACCCCATCTCGCGCAGTTGGGACCGCATCATCGCCTCGATCGGCATCGAAAGGGGGAACTTCGCGTTGGTCTTGCGGCCTTGGGTGCGTATCGACGAAGGCGACTCCGACGACGACAACCCCGACATTACGGACTATTACGGCTACGGCGATATCACGGCCTTCTATAAGTGGCGTGATCACAGCTTCACCCTCATGGGGCGCGGCAATCCGAGTACCGACAAAGGCGCCGCGCAGTTGACCTGGATGTCGCCGCAGGTGCTCGGACCCTTGCGTGTCTATGTCCGCGCCTTCACCGGCTACGGCGACAGTCTGATCGATTACAACTGGAAGCAGAATACGATCGGGATCGGGATGGCACTGAACGACATCCTCTGA
- a CDS encoding HEPN domain-containing protein, whose translation MGEDERLSAVADELGLLLDELRSFRANRQVGVHRKCISNLYYAAFHAVRALLFSHGLETKTHEGTQRLFAVHFVRSGAFDRQHLKTLGQLEADRLRADYQGFHQFDAEDVTRARVPVMALVAAAIDDLEVRVPSIESITPSIRAEIDGDG comes from the coding sequence ATGGGCGAAGACGAGCGCTTAAGTGCGGTAGCCGACGAGCTGGGGCTGCTGCTCGACGAGTTGCGCAGCTTCCGCGCCAATCGGCAGGTCGGCGTCCATCGCAAGTGCATCTCCAACCTCTATTATGCCGCGTTTCACGCGGTCCGTGCCCTTTTGTTCAGCCATGGTTTGGAGACGAAGACGCATGAAGGCACGCAGCGGCTCTTCGCGGTCCACTTCGTCCGATCCGGAGCCTTCGATCGGCAGCACCTGAAGACGCTCGGACAGCTCGAGGCCGACCGACTGCGTGCGGACTACCAAGGTTTCCACCAATTCGATGCCGAGGACGTGACCCGCGCGCGCGTACCTGTCATGGCGCTGGTAGCCGCCGCGATCGACGATCTCGAGGTTCGCGTACCGTCCATTGAATCGATTACGCCGTCGATTCGCGCCGAGATCGACGGCGACGGTTGA
- a CDS encoding Uma2 family endonuclease — MSLQPKHHLDFADWLAAERASDQGRTQYLNGEVFAMASGSEAHNLIAGNVHGELRSCFKGRPCYVYTSDMKVRVESAKLGAYPDVIAVCGERQFLDDRRDIITNPALIVEVLSDSTEAYDRGDKFAYYRSIPSLRAYLLLSQQRVSAELFLRQPSGDWLLSVYTDPSDRIPLTALDTELSLAEVYDKVELTADH; from the coding sequence ATGTCTCTTCAACCCAAACATCACCTTGATTTCGCAGACTGGCTCGCCGCCGAACGTGCATCGGATCAGGGCCGTACCCAATATTTGAATGGCGAAGTCTTCGCCATGGCGAGCGGCTCGGAGGCGCACAACCTGATTGCCGGTAACGTGCATGGCGAGCTTCGATCTTGCTTCAAGGGCCGCCCCTGCTATGTCTACACCAGCGACATGAAGGTCCGCGTCGAGTCCGCCAAACTAGGCGCCTATCCGGACGTGATTGCGGTTTGCGGAGAACGACAATTTTTGGATGATCGCCGCGATATCATCACGAACCCCGCACTCATCGTCGAGGTCCTCTCAGACAGCACCGAAGCCTATGACCGGGGCGACAAGTTCGCCTACTACAGGTCCATCCCCAGTTTGCGAGCCTATCTGTTGCTGTCCCAGCAACGGGTGAGCGCCGAACTCTTCCTGCGACAACCGAGCGGCGATTGGTTGCTTTCCGTCTACACCGACCCGAGCGACCGCATCCCTTTGACGGCGCTCGACACCGAGCTGTCGCTGGCCGAGGTCTATGACAAAGTCGAACTCACTGCCGACCATTAG
- a CDS encoding FAD-dependent oxidoreductase, which yields MSSQPLRIVVIGGSAAGPKAAAKARRMDEHAEITLIQREPDLSMASCGFPYYVGGTFDDRNMLVCTPAGIVRDPAFYGKAKRIQALVRTEATEIDRVAKTVTYRDLPTGEQSTIPYDRLVIATGATPLRPSVPGIELDGVTTLHSMADADALRAVRDERKTTKAVVVGGGLIGFEVCEALRLAGIHTTVIEKTRQILPFLDPDLSKLVENHVRAHGPDIIVGNGVAELLGDNGKLVGVKLDNGTELPCEVAVIAVGVRPNVKLAQAAGIEIGPVGGIRVNEYMQTSDPDIYAVGDCVECTSLVSGKAVRAPYGDLANLQGRVAGQNLVNEGSARFPGIIQTGICKIFDYAVGFTGLSAKDAREAGFDDIETAIISGLDIPGYMSGKLLISKLVADRKTGRILGFQCIGPGDVSKRVATVAMAIRGKLTVDDMVNADLPYAPPYSLAIDHVISSAQVMDNKLQGRMRGLSASEVKQRVDAGADCFILDTRSPHEFEETRLGIGETLIPLGALRDRLGELPQDKSKEIILYCKISLRGYEGAAILDAHGWTNVKVMEGGVVAWPFAKEK from the coding sequence ATGTCGTCGCAACCCCTGCGTATCGTTGTCATCGGCGGCTCCGCCGCCGGCCCCAAGGCCGCCGCCAAGGCCCGCCGGATGGACGAGCATGCCGAGATCACCCTGATCCAGCGCGAGCCGGATCTGTCCATGGCCTCCTGCGGCTTTCCTTACTACGTCGGCGGCACCTTCGACGACCGCAACATGCTCGTCTGCACACCTGCGGGGATCGTCCGCGACCCGGCCTTCTACGGAAAGGCCAAGCGCATTCAAGCACTCGTGCGCACCGAGGCGACCGAGATCGATCGTGTTGCGAAGACCGTCACCTATCGGGATCTACCGACCGGCGAGCAGTCCACCATCCCTTATGATCGGCTGGTCATCGCAACGGGTGCGACGCCGCTGCGCCCGTCCGTGCCGGGCATCGAGCTCGACGGTGTCACGACGCTGCATTCGATGGCCGATGCAGATGCACTGCGGGCGGTCCGCGACGAGAGAAAGACGACGAAGGCCGTCGTCGTCGGCGGCGGCCTGATCGGCTTCGAGGTTTGCGAGGCACTGCGGCTCGCCGGGATTCACACGACCGTGATCGAGAAGACCCGGCAGATCCTGCCTTTTCTTGATCCGGACCTATCGAAGCTGGTCGAGAACCACGTCCGCGCGCACGGCCCGGACATCATCGTCGGCAACGGCGTGGCGGAGCTCCTTGGCGACAACGGCAAGCTCGTCGGCGTTAAGCTCGACAACGGCACCGAGCTGCCCTGCGAGGTCGCCGTCATCGCCGTTGGGGTCAGACCCAATGTCAAACTCGCCCAAGCCGCCGGGATCGAGATCGGCCCGGTCGGCGGCATCCGCGTCAACGAATACATGCAGACCTCCGATCCGGACATCTATGCCGTCGGGGACTGCGTGGAGTGCACCTCGCTGGTCAGCGGCAAGGCGGTGCGCGCGCCGTACGGCGACCTTGCCAACCTGCAGGGACGCGTCGCCGGTCAGAACCTGGTGAACGAGGGCAGCGCCCGCTTCCCCGGCATCATCCAGACCGGCATCTGCAAGATCTTCGACTACGCGGTCGGCTTTACCGGGCTCTCGGCCAAGGATGCCCGCGAGGCGGGTTTCGACGACATCGAGACGGCGATCATCTCCGGGCTCGACATCCCCGGCTACATGAGCGGCAAGCTTCTGATCAGCAAGCTGGTCGCCGATCGCAAGACCGGCCGCATCCTCGGCTTCCAATGCATCGGCCCCGGCGACGTGAGCAAGCGCGTGGCGACCGTCGCGATGGCGATCCGAGGCAAGCTGACCGTCGATGACATGGTCAACGCCGATTTGCCCTACGCCCCGCCCTACTCGCTCGCCATCGATCATGTGATCAGCTCCGCCCAGGTCATGGACAACAAGCTCCAGGGCCGTATGCGCGGACTCTCGGCGAGCGAGGTCAAACAGCGCGTCGACGCCGGCGCAGACTGCTTCATCCTGGATACCCGCAGTCCTCATGAGTTCGAGGAGACACGTCTGGGTATCGGCGAGACCCTGATCCCGCTCGGCGCATTACGCGACCGGCTCGGCGAGCTGCCGCAGGACAAGTCCAAGGAGATCATCCTCTACTGCAAGATCTCGCTGCGCGGCTACGAAGGCGCGGCCATCCTCGACGCGCATGGCTGGACCAACGTGAAGGTGATGGAAGGCGGTGTTGTCGCCTGGCCTTTCGCGAAGGAGAAGTAG